The Lolium perenne isolate Kyuss_39 chromosome 6, Kyuss_2.0, whole genome shotgun sequence genome segment TGCAATGTCCTGCACTCATTCTAGAAATACAACCATTCATTGGCTTTAATAAAGACAGATAGATTTTGGGGCAAAAATTGAGTTGCATAGATGTTTTTAGCACTAAATTTCTGATGGTCAGTGGAGTGATTAGACGTCATATCAAAAAATATTTTTAGACAAATCATATAAAAATATTAAATTTAAAGAAACCTGTTGCAACGCACGGACGAGTTTCCTAGtcatccattatctaaatttagcAGTAAGTGATCAAATTACTGCAGGTTGTACGCCCTCATCAAGACGGCGCTCGCGCGGCATTAAACGATCCACGTGACGTGCAACAAGCGAGGGAACACCAGTACAAGGTATCCAAGGTCAGATTACATTCTCCGTGTAGATTAAGCTTATACTACGTGCTGTTAATTTGAATCGTAAAATTTTTATACACGAATTCCTGGTACGTGCTGGAATGAGATCGGAAGAGCGTTTGGTGGACTGTGGACCGGAGGCGGGAGGGAGCTGATGGGAAAGGCTGGCGGCGATTGGATTGAGTTGTGACCATGCGAGGGATGGAAGGAAGTGATGCGCATAGGGGGCCGCCGGCAAGTGATCCGTTAAATCCCGGTCCAGAAAGCCTGGTCTGCGGGTGGCACGCTACGCAGTTGCCATTCGCACATGGGGCACTTTTTTCTTCTTTCAAAACACACTATAGAGTATAGAGCAACGATCTAGGCTAAGGGTATCTCCATCGGCACGATCCAAACCGGTGAACCAAACTGTCTGATTTTGTTCGTTTGGGTCATGGTGAGGACCATTTGAGCTGGCTTCTCGACCGCACTATGGTGAGGACCGTAGTGCGCGGCGTGTCCCTACAAGAAGAACCGCGCGCCGACGAGCTTCCTATTGAAGGAGGACGCCGGGAACACGGGCCCCGCATCGCAGCCGCCACGCCAGCAGGTGGGGATGGGTGGGAGGTTCCTGTCGGAGAGGGACCAGAGCCCGAGGTCGCGTGTAGGCCCATGGTGAACTGTGGCGACCTTGTGGTGTGCAGCTGCCGGACCTGGTCCTCGAAGGCACCGAGCACGCCCGGGTGGTGACGCAGCTCCTCAGGGCAGGACGCGGTCAGCGAGGCGAAGAAGTCGCGGAAGGCGGTGTCGTAGATGTGGAGAGGCTCGAGCGGGTCGCCGACGCTGGCTAGCGAGGCGAAGGCGACGGAGGTGTACCCGACACGTGGGTGGGGAACACAACCGGCATGGGGGATAGCTCAGAGACATGGGCGAACATGAATACCTTTGACTGACAACTGGGCCATGCTGCTGGGAGGGAGGACACGAAAGACATTCGCGTGTGTCCGGCTTGACCCATCTCTCACCCAAATTTGGTCCATGCATGGATCACGCCCGGATAGTCGGTACGTTTGGGTCGTACCACTGGAGCCTATTTTTTTGGTCCAGCTGTCCGGCCAGACAAAAGCGGACCAAGCTGAACAGTTTGGGTCTCCCCAGTGGAGATGCCTTAAGAAACGCACCCATATGAATGTACACACATACATCTTACTCCTATGAAATCTTCAAGAAAACTGAATCCAACAAACTTTGGTGGGTCTTTAAATTGACGAAGTCATGATAGACGTCTCGTGTTGACACCAAAGTGTTAAACTTGAAGTTTAAAATTATGCTACATGTGTCACTTCCCTTGTAAGTCGTAACCATCTAATCACAAAGTTGATTCTTTTCGCACATGGGACACCTGCTGACCTGCACACAGCACACTAGCTATGGCAAGTGATCTTATTTCTTCCTTCGTTATTCCTATACTCATCACGAGCTCTTTGTCCCAAACGGCTTTAAGCAAACTTTTAACAACTTTTAGCATTTGAAAAACTTTCAAACACTTGTTACCATTTTAGTCACGCCATTTGAGGACTTAGTAATTTCTAGTCCAGGCTGGCCCAAAAACATATAAGTCGTGCTATTAAAAGTGGCTGGATTTCAATAATCTTTGACCCTGTGAAAATGAACTCGAACCacgtggcaaaaaaaaaaaaccggaCACGTCATTTAAGGTGGCTGAACTCCAATAATTAATCTCAACCCTCCCAGTCAAAAACAACTAAACAAGACTACCCAAATGGTGTGTCATGTAGTTTAGATAAGCCAACTCAAATGACGTGCCAAAATATGTCATACATAGTGAGCACACAAAACATAGATGACTATGGTCAATCAAATACCAAACATACCTAATACCAAAAATGACAACCATGTTGTGGAATTTTCAAACAAAACAGAGAAAAAATAGCATCTTTGCAAAAAAACAAGTGTCAAATGGCGCCACAAAAAGATTGTCTGAGATAACTCAAAACGTGACTTCGTTTGCTGGTCTGCTAGCAAATCACATGATGGAGTAGAAAGCATGCTTACTAATTACTTGGATCACTTCTCCATAACAACCTTTAAAATGAAAAGGTCAAGCTTTCTCAAACTAAAAGAACAACTTTTTAATTACGTGACCTGCCCCACACTTGCCGGAAGCTGCATGCAGGAGGTCCAAGCATTTCAGTTTGGTGTGCCCAAGTGCCCAACACGAACACCGTCACACCGTCCTACTGCAGGCGAGGCAGGGGATAAAAGGAATCAAGGGAACCCAACAATGGAGCGAAGAGTGGGTTGAGCTTGCATTGGACATGGCGACGAAGCTGTGACGACAGCGAACGACAAGAGCTTTGATATCTTAGGGTTTCATGGGAGAGTGAAAATTTTCTGCTAGGGATTTAAAATGGGAGGGTAGTGAACAATGATTCTGCGTATAAACCCCTTCTGTTTGTGGACCCTTTTAAGTGCATTGTTGCATGTCCTCGGATGCAGGTCCTGCGACTGGCACCTCGACAAATGCACGTTGCTATGGGCATGCAAAATGCATTTAGTTactgtaagggcatctccaaccgcgcgccccaaacggacgcgctgggccgtccgtttttggccgtttgggtggccgagcggacacgcggacagcggcccgcgtccgtgtgtccgtttgggtcgcgcgctgctgtgaaataaataaaacaaaaatcaaaatgaaaaaggaaaacaacaaaacataaatttaaactagttggtaattaaacttagccctattttgggcaatttttacacaaaagaaagccctatatgggctttaaactaaaaaaaaaaccctagccagggtttgcgagcaggcggtggccgccggcagtactacccccagtagtactcgtcgtcgtcggcgtcgatgaTGACGACGccccccgccggcgaagcgctgttCCGGCTAGAAACGCCGGAGGGcggcggggactccggccagggcgaccactgcgccctttcccaggcggagtgcgggtTCGGCGGGCTCACCGGCCTGCGCAGCCGCGCCCTCCGCGCGGACTCCTTGCggagctgctcctcctcctccgcccggagcgcggcccggcgctcctcctccgccaggAGCGCGAcacggcgctcctcctcctcccggagcgccgcctggCGCGTGTCCTCCTCCTGCCGGCGCGCCatctcgaggaaggcccacgcctccgcctggaCGTTCTCCTGGGCCTTCCTGGCCTTCTCCGCCAGGGCGGAGACGCGCAgcgtctcggcgaggtgcggccatttggccggCTCGTCGAGGTCGCACTTtgctcgcgggacgccgcgagcgccgctGCAGCTCGGGTCATCTTTGTCCTCCTGGTGGGGGCTGCAGCAGGGCTGCGGCTGCGGCTCGTCGATGTACGggccgccggggcggcggcctgcCCGCTTTGCGGTGTGCGTGGTCGCGCGCGAGGCCGCGTCGCCGACGTGAAGCACGTGtgccggcgcgcatcgtgctccacctcgaaccacaagtcccgattgggacttgcgtcgccgtacgcggggtcctcccggaggtccgccggcagctgcGTGCGGCGCCTCCGGGATCTCCGCGACGCGGCGCGGCTGACgccgggatgggcggcaccggaacccgatctgcGCTCGAGTGCCGGCCgtggggaggtgcacgtcccccacggcattgggacgccggtGTCCTGCAACATCCGCaccaccgctacggtgacgtagatccggtcgcgtcGGGCGTCGCCGGCCGCCCCATCGCGAACGCCGGCGGCGCAATCGGCCGGCTGCtgcggcctcgtggtcgttggcggacggcGCGAACTCACggccggggccatggcggcgcgaagcttcgagctcgcgcgtgcggccggagtggatAGTGGGGCCGGATAGGGACGGTCCCCCTCCCgatccacatttaataggactggggcaccgacaTGTGGGCCAGCCAGGCGGAccaggcggacacgcgaggacgccgcgtgccatccgcggccacgcaaacccggcccagatttgggccgggtttgcgtcgttccggacgccacgGCCATCCGCTTTtacggtgcgtccccgcgttggaccgcatttttgtccggctcgacccatccgacgcgcgggcgcgggatgggtcgccccgttggagatgccctaagatggTCTCTCCAAAATATGATGACAAATGTGATCCTTATAGATACATTTTACTCGTGAAACAACGTCGCTATCAGAAGCGAGGAGGAGACGCAGACAACGAACAGCAAATCATGATTGCTGCCTATAGACCTTTGTAAGTTTTTTCCAAGTAGGATATCACGAGAAACGACGATGTGGGCCGGACGGGTCGACCTGCTGGATCGATCTTGCGTGGCTAATGTGCGGGCCAAAAAAATAACCTAGGCCACAACCCGAAAACCTATTCCCCGCCCATTAGCGGGGCGGATTAACGCCCGCCAGCATGGGAAAACGAGTGGGCCGCGGTCCATATTGCTCTGGTTTACATTTTCTCGTTTTTTCTTCGGTTTTTTTCTGGTTTGTGGTTTTCTGTTGGTTTTTCTTTGTTcgtttttttggtttttcaattttccatttcattttttttaaattcgagAAAATTTCTAATTCggccaaatttcaaatttgagcaaattttaaatttgatAAATTATAAACTTGAGCGAATTTTAAATCCAAGCAAATTTTAAAATGAAGCAATATTTATATTCTAGCAAATATTAAATTCAAAGAATTTTTGAATTGGAGCAATTTTAAATTCGAGCAAAAAAAATCTGACGAAATTTAACTCAATTTTCAAATCTTAAATTTTATTAAAAAAATTAACAGGAAAAAGGACAAACAACCGAAGAAACCTGTTCCCACGtggttgggctggcccaacagggATGCGCGAGGCGCGCCCCTGCGTGCGTGCATTATTCCCGCACGCACGCGAGCGGACAAtttctatacaccgaccaggtcagcCATTACCACGCGCCACACATCCCCGCGCGCGGTATGGGACGGCCTGGTCGGCCCACTGTATATTTTATGTTTTCTATTTACtatttcttttctccttttttattattttttatttttctatttctttcttattttgtttttcttttctcttctttttGCTAAGATATGAAAATATTCAATTCTgaagaaaaaaattgaaaaatgttcaaagttGAAAAGTGtgcaaattcgaaaattgttcaaattcaaaaaaaattccaaTTCAAAAAAATCCAAATTTGAAAAATCATTCAATTTggaatttttttcaaatttgaaaaatcgttcaatttagaaatttgttcaaaattgaaactgttcaaattcgaaatttgttgaaattcaaaaaaaaaacgttCAATTTGGAAATTTGTTCAAAATTGAAactgttcaaattcaaaatttgttcaaattcgaaaaatcgTTCAATTTGGAAATTTGTTGAAATTCGAAAAATCGTCcaattcaaaatttgttcaaaattaAAACTATTCAGATTCAAAACATAGAAAAAATTGAAAGaaaaatgagaaaggaaaaaagagaaacaAAGTGGGTCGGGCCAACATACCTGACCTAGGAGTGTGGTGGTCCTTccgcaccgacctggtcggcggaCAACACCTCCCCGCAAGCGGGGTATAGGGAAACCCGACAAAACCtaaaacctatacaccgaccaggtcggtggctaccggccaccgcacaccacctggtcgggtatgggccaggcccatttgtGGCTGTATAGTCTGTAGCAGTtcgtttttcctttttattttttgtttctggttttttctgttttcttttcttttttccgtttttggttttgtttatatttttgtagattcgaaaattttaatttttaaaaattgttcaaattaagaaaatgtttaaattaaaaaattttcaaatttgaaaaccgttcaaatttgaaaaccgttcaaatttgaaaaccgttcaaattcgaaaaccattcaaatttaaaaacctttcaaatatgaaatttgttcaaatttagaAATTGTTCGAAATATGAAAATCGTTCAGATTCGAAAATTAttcaaatataaaatttgttcaaaatcgAAAATTGTTCATAGAAAAAATTCATTTTTGTTCGAATTTGAAAATATTAAAATCTAAAAAATGTTTAGATTTTTAAAAAGTGATTTATTTTAATTTGATTTTTTAATTTTAACAAATTTTCATATTTAAGAAAATGTTTTAAAAAAGAAAACAATcaacagaaaaaaaaaagaaaaaaaatacggAGTGAGAATGTTGAGCCGGCCCAACAACCCGCCtgggggtgtgcggcgcctggTCCACGCCGACCAGATCGGCGTACAGCACTCCCGGAAAACCCGGCCACGACCCTTCAAAGCTTCAAGATATACGAGCTGTAAGGCCAGATATAGCCCACGGTAGGTCGGGCCAGGCCGCTCAAACCAGGCCGGCTCGTCGACCCAGATCGCTACAGCGCAGAGGAAACCTTAGCCGCGCTCCCTCATCCAGTGATCCGTGTCCCTCGCTCTCGCTGGAAGAGGTCACTGCTCCAACTGTCGGAACACCTCCGATCACTCCCTTCCCGCCACCTCCTCCACCTTCCACTCTTCCACACCACGCAAGCACCGTATAAAATCCCAGCTCACTCGCAAATTCCTTAACCCTCTCACTGCATGCGCGACTacccagctgctcatccaccgatCATGGCTCCTCCTCCCAACAACACACCCTTGTTCCTGATCGCGCTCGCCGCCGTCGTCCTCGTGATCCGCCCGGCGCCGGCTGCCGCGGAGGTCACCGTCGCGCCGCCCATCGACATCCTCAAGACCCTCTCCGCCTACCCGGAGTTCAGCGCCTTCACCTCCATGGTCAACGACACCGGCCTCGCCCTCTCCATCAACGCCCAGAAGAAGCTCACCGTGCTCGCCGCCAACAACACGGGCCTCCCCGTCGCCGCGCTCCGCCGCCTCCCGCACCAGCTCCTCGGCGACCTCCTCTCGCTCCACGTCGTCCTCGACTACCTCGACCCGGAGAAGCTCGACGCGCTGCGCCTCGGCCGCACCGGCAAGGGCTCCAAGGTCACCACCCTCCTCCCGGGCCGCGAGACCAAGTTCCTCCGCGTCACCGGCGGCGACAAGACCCGCATCACCTTCTCCTACGCCGGGCCCATCGGCAGCGGCCTGCCGCCGCGGAACGCCACGCTCGTCAGGGTCGTCACCGCGCAGGCCTTCAGCCTCATGGTGCTCCAGGTGGACGGCCTCGTCCTCCCGGCCATGATACCGGCCACCGTCGCCGCCCCGTTCGACGTCGCCAAGATCATCGCCGGATTCCCCGACCTCGGCGCCTTCGCCACCCTGCTCGTCCAGACTGGGCTCGCCAGCGCCATCAACGCCCACCCGATCGTCACCGTCCTCGCCGTCAACAACACCGACCTCGCCGCCGCGCTCGGCGGGATCCCGCCGAAGGCCACCGCCGACGTCCTCGCGCTCCACGCCGTCCTCGACTTCCTCGACACGGAGCGGCTCGACGCGCTGCGCAAAGGCCGCACGGGCGACGGATCCATCGTCACCACCATGCTCCAGGGGACCGGATCCGGCGCCCGGGGCCGAGGCGCCGGGTTCGTACGCGTCTCGGGTGGCGAGGACGGCCGGATCACCTTCTCCTCCGCGGCTCCCGGCGTCGGCGCGTCGCGAAACGCCACGCTCCTCAAGGTAGTCACAAGGCAGGCGTTCAGCGTGATCGTGCTCCAGGTCAACGGCCTCATCGTCCCGCCAGGTATCGTCGTCCCGCGCGCACCCGCACCTTCACCACAGAGCCCGAGGGCCAGGCACATGTCGCTGCCTCCGACCCCTGGGCCAGCGCCGGCGTACTCGCCGGCGTCCCCAGTCATGCCCGAGCCTGAACCGGAGGGGCCCAAGACCACGCCGCCGCCATCTTCGGTCATCCCGATACCCAGCGTTCACGGCGGAGTGGCGGCCAAGATTCCAGCGCCGAATGCCGGACACATGGTGACGGGGAGCTGGTGGAGCGGTGCCGGTGCGGCATTGGGGATCATGGCGTGCCTGCTTGCGAGTTTGTAATAACTAGGACGGTTTTTACTAgggtgatgtttttggtttctttGAGATAAGCTAGGGTGatgcctttttattttctttgagaTAAGCTAGGGTGAtgcttttttgttttcttttctttgagATAAACTAGGGTGATGTTTGGATTAGCTTTGATTCATTTTatcatttctctttcttgttttgtTGTTAGTTTTGTACCGGACAGGAATTTTGTGATTTTCAACTTGGTTAGAGAATATATTTTGCACACCATGGAGTGTGTTATTTGATGAATCGATGATCCATTATGTGTTGTAGCTTTCTGCTATGAAGGATGAAGTAGTGATGGACTTCACATTTCTCAACCCGAACAAGAGAGTTAGTAGTATGTAATGGAGTACTTCAAATTGACTCAAAAGGATATATAAATATTATCTTAACCCAAACACCTAAGCATGCAATGGTCTTCACTATCCAATCTGTAAAATAACAACAAATTGACCATGAGTTCGTGAAGATGGTCTCCACTATCCTCGTGGGCAGGTCTTCACCTTGGGCATGAGTAGGATGTATTGAGGATTGGTGCTGATGCACTGCAGCAGAGGGCGATGGATGAAGCTGGTACTGGGCCTGTCACTCATGCAGCTCCGCTTGCTGCTCCTAGTAGAGACGTGGATGATAACATGGAAGGTGATTCGTGCTGAAGTTTGCTGCTCTTTCAAAACTGGTTGCAAGACTCTACTACTTAGTTTGCCGTCTCTTCAGCCCTCGCCTGCAGTATTGAGAGTGCCTATGTAATAGAGGGTTTAAGCGTTGAGATTGGTTAGTGCCGTTGGTTTTTGTTTTGCTTGTATCGGTCTCTGCTGAACGTGGGCAGTAGGCGATTTCTGCAATTGTATGCTTCTGAATTTTCATTGTTGTTAGTTACCAGTTTGATAGTGGAACCTGGCTCTGCTTCTGTGGGTCGTATATGAAGATAGAGAAAACGAAAACCTCATCCTAGATCGGTAGGTCAATCATGATAAGTGGCGATAGATCAAGACATTGTATCCCTCAACCAAAACGAGTGAGATAAGGATTGGGTCCATTCCATCATACAGTTTCTGAAACCAAACATCCCAAAAAGGAATTGCTGAAGAAATTGACTTCTAACATTCAACAGGAGGATAGCACAATCCAGGCGAATGAGAAGTTGAAAAAATCTGGTCACTAACACAACCAAACATCTAGATAGGATTGCAGCTGAAACAGGCAAGATTTATCACATTCATGTCAAAAGCATATTGCATAAATCTCAACCTAACCATGACAGCAGCGCTCATCTTCTcactctgcatcctcaatctcggTATCCTCCGGAACGCcgcgcatatacataacgttgttGCACCTGTCAATCGAAAAACAAGACACAATGAGGAACAACTCAGTATGAAATGCCTGGCAATTTGATCATGGGGCATATGATTTAAGATCTGCACGCCTAATCTGTTGGCATGTAACTTTTATGAACTGAATACATGTGTTCATTCTAATAATTCATCAAACTACGTTAAAACTTAGAACATCAACTGGTAGCACGCATCCTTTAGCACAGGTAGCCCGCCAATTAAAAGTATGCAGCACTACTTCACACTAGGAGGGTTAACGGGATCATAAGTTGTTACCTTATCAGTATCTCTCCAAGGTTTCCAGAGAATTGCCCATCAATGTACTCCTCTGTGTTAGCAAGCTGCAAGCAGGCAAGACAGTAAGAAAATTAAACAAGTTTATTGATCACTACATATTAGCTTTAATAATGCAGCTGAACCAAAAAGCAAACAAAATGTAATACCTGCAGATTCATGTAGGAGTCCACAGAGACAAGGTACCCTGGGAATGAAAATGTTGTTAGTCGCACACTCAAGGGCAAGGGGATTCTCGGAAAAAAAAACATCAAGTACACAAAGGAAATAGAATGGAAATAAAAAGGGGCATATATTACCTTTGTATTCCATACCCCACTTCAGTTTGACAATAACAGGTTTCCCTGTCAGGTTGTTCAGGAAAGGCTTCGGGTTAACTGGTACAGTGGCCTACAgaaattagattccattaggaagTGAAACACGAAGTCATGTTTCGTTATCGATGGAAAAAAGTGACAACACATGAACATTTCATTATTTTGGCTTCTTTTTCAGGAGTAGATTCCATTTATCAACTGTGTGGTCGTTTTTCGACATGAAATGGTAAGCAGCGTACAATTCTATAAGACGGCATAGCAGATTTTCCGAGGTTGTACTTAAAATAAATATTAGAAATACACATCATGATCTTTCTACAGTAAGAGTAAGATACTCGTGAATAAAGTAACCATGTCTGATCATGTTTTCTTTGCAACTATAGCAGCTAAAGGACAATTATGCATGCTCAAACAACCTCATTGGCAAGCAATAACACCAGAAGAACGAGATTGCTAGAAATTTCATGATCTAAGTACAAAATCTGGAGCAAACAGTGCGGTGATCAATCTGAAGTCGAATTTGACTGCATATTCGGATAGTGCAAACCAAGCTACACAATCGATACTGATATTTGCAAATGATAAGCCAAGGATCACTTTGGTTTTGATAAGGTAATCATGACTGAAATAACCATTCATAGGAAATAGCAAATTAACATCCATAACAAAAAAGGGAGATGCAGTCACATTTCTAATGTAAAATCATTGCCAACAGATGCAACATATCAGCAACAAAAAAAGTTCCAAGGTACCAGGACGTGTTGAagaccatttgttgcaactttacAGCATAACATGTAAACTCTTAATCTTAAAAAGGGATACAGGACAAGGGTATTCTTTTCCACTGCTATCTTCTAAAGATCCATTCCAGAGCAGCGATATATAACATATCTAATCCCATGTGCCGGGTTGTATGATCTTAAGATTTATATTCTACTTCTGAAAGCAAAAGACATAGCTTCTGCGAGCTCCTAGCGAAAAGTTTATATCAAACACTTGATGTTAAGAAGCTTCATTATAATTTAATGGCATGCAGTTGTGTTGTAGACATTACCACAAGCTACGATGTCGCACCAACACAGACACCCAACACGAGAATTCACCGTTTTAGAATAATAGTTGGCAACATGGGCACAATACGTAATCAATTATCCTGTATGCTAATGGATTAATAATAAACTAAAACAATATAAGCTGCAAACATGGGTACTGTGTCTGAAATATGACTGTCGGAAGTAATCTAAGTATATCTTAGCTTACAACATCAACTAACCTGTCCAATCTGCAATCCACAGACTTCCCAAATCTACAGTATAACATAAACCTAGCGCTCAAGCGGGGACTATACTTCAGTTTGGCCCAGTCTCTACTGACTTGCTTCGCGAATTTCGGAGACAATAGTGCGTAAGGACGGAGAGGACAAGTAACTCACCATGGCTAGGGTTGGGCGCTGGGTTGGTTGGGCCGCCGGCAAGCAGGAGGGCCGCCGCGCGCGTAGTTCTACTGAAGCTCGAGCGGAAGGGCAAGGAGGATGCGGTGCCCGTCTATTCCGGTAGCGGCGGCGGCTGGGTTGGCAGCCGGCCGTAGGAGAAGCTAGGTCGCCGTCGCTGGGAGTGAGAGGAGAGGCCGGCGTCCGGGTCTGCGAGAGATTGGGGGGAGCGAGCTCCTATTCACCGCCCATGAGAGGAAATAGGGCCTGCTACGCCTGAAGCAATTTCCTATGGGCTGCATTACGTGGCAGCCcgttatcaggtactttcgttttttTATCTTCTATAGATCCAGAAATTTGGAAAGTTATTTTGGCTCCCAAACGCCAATGCTCTAAGCgtattcaaaaaattaaaattatATTTACAAGTTTTAAAAAATGCAAAAATGATCCTCGAGGTAGCTAGTGATGTATTTCACAAACATGCAAAATCTCAATTCGATTTTTTTTGTATTATAAGCTACACACAAAATCAAAAAgtatgattttttttaaattgaaATCACTATACTTAGATCCAcaattttatcatttttgtgtagcccaaaaTACACATTATTTACAATTGATATTTACACGTTTTTGGAATACTTTACTAGCTACATTTgggtttttttcagaatttttttgaaacttaatATGATTTTCATTTTTTGGTAAAGCGGCAATCACTGGTGCATGTGCGCCAAATCTCCACCAAAATCCAGAATTTTATAATCCCTTCAGCCGAAATTAATCAAGAAATCTATGCCTAGGAGAGAGCCGGTGTGCAGTTGTTTCAGTTTAGCTTCTTCAGTGTGACCTTCTTTGATTAGTGAATCAAAGGGTACAAAGACACACACTTATGATCTCCTAACTTCATGTTATTGGATAGAGTATATCCCGAAAGCATTCTTCTAGTGAAAAAAGCAAATAAGTTCTACATTTGAATATACATTTTCATCGGAACATCTCTCCTCGATTCAAATATATGCATGTTACGAGCCAACTTTTCTGCAGTTGATAGTTTCACTTGTTGTTCAGCATATTTTCCTTTAAGTCATACATGCATATACATGAATGAGAAATAACATGATTTCATCGGGATTCATTTCGCCTTTCTAGGCCTCCATCGATCTAAGTACGGTTGTCGGAGGCATCACTAGTGATAAAATAAGTTTCAACATATGAAACATCACTATCTCACATTttgactagtcatagtggggagtaacatagagtagtaacatgttactggaggtggcaatttggctcataggagcaaatgctctcactatataaaataattaaaaaataaatttaaaaatgttaaaaaattctgataTAAATTTTTTGGTGTACATCGTGAAATTCCATGTTAGTGCACAAATTTTCgtggagaaacaacattttatatggcgtgtacaaaaaagacaaaaaaaatatcctgtacgtagtcgtgttatagcatcaaaacttgtcttttttacaggagccataatcgtttttagttttttttttttttttgaaaacttgtgtaccaacataaaatgtctagatgtacatgtaaaaatttagtttagaattttttgacactttgaaatgtggattcacataataggagcatatgctcctatgagtCAAAGTGCATTTCCCCATGTTATCaccttcatagtggttagtaacatcaaagtagTATTATAGATGTATGAATTAATTAGCTTGTAGACTTATTGTATTTTACgaagtgtgatgttacagtaactagTTATGTTACTCAATCCCCTCCTTTTCTCATTAACTCACTGCCACGTAAATAAAATTGCTGAGTTGGACacttaggctggccatagtgctagtatcatgcatcttaggcccacaaaaatgctgatgtggcatctaattaatgaggag includes the following:
- the LOC127308043 gene encoding uncharacterized protein, which translates into the protein MRDYPAAHPPIMAPPPNNTPLFLIALAAVVLVIRPAPAAAEVTVAPPIDILKTLSAYPEFSAFTSMVNDTGLALSINAQKKLTVLAANNTGLPVAALRRLPHQLLGDLLSLHVVLDYLDPEKLDALRLGRTGKGSKVTTLLPGRETKFLRVTGGDKTRITFSYAGPIGSGLPPRNATLVRVVTAQAFSLMVLQVDGLVLPAMIPATVAAPFDVAKIIAGFPDLGAFATLLVQTGLASAINAHPIVTVLAVNNTDLAAALGGIPPKATADVLALHAVLDFLDTERLDALRKGRTGDGSIVTTMLQGTGSGARGRGAGFVRVSGGEDGRITFSSAAPGVGASRNATLLKVVTRQAFSVIVLQVNGLIVPPGIVVPRAPAPSPQSPRARHMSLPPTPGPAPAYSPASPVMPEPEPEGPKTTPPPSSVIPIPSVHGGVAAKIPAPNAGHMVTGSWWSGAGAALGIMACLLASL
- the LOC127308044 gene encoding probable small nuclear ribonucleoprotein F; its protein translation is MATVPVNPKPFLNNLTGKPVIVKLKWGMEYKGYLVSVDSYMNLQLANTEEYIDGQFSGNLGEILIRCNNVMYMRGVPEDTEIEDAE